The Triticum aestivum cultivar Chinese Spring chromosome 6D, IWGSC CS RefSeq v2.1, whole genome shotgun sequence genomic sequence GTCTCTGCCGCCATCTCACCCCTCTGGTGAGCCGCCATGCCGTTGTGGACGAGCCGCCCGCTCCCGCGGTTGCGACCTGGCTTCCGCTGCTCGTCTCTGCTGTCGCGGGTTCTGAGTTTGTACCCATCCACCGAGACCGAGTCGCCTTGCTTCGCCTCCAGCTTGTCTTCACCACGCCTACAGACCGCTGTTGTTCTGCGCTAAATCGCCCCGGCCTCGGTCCGGTCCTGCCTCCGTCGCTCGAGGCCTTTCTTCGCCGCCTGTTCGCCGGCAGCCCCCCGTGGCCAAATGCCTCGAGTTGAGCCGCTGGGTCTAATTGTTGTCTCCACCTCGTCAAATTTGAGGTCGTGCTTCGCTGGGAGGCCGCGGGCTGCCATCTGTTCCACGCCACTTCAACAACCGTCGCCCAGAGCCAGCCCTGCCTCGCTTTCAACATGGCCAATAAACCGTCGTTTCTGCCGTTAAACTGACTGCTACTCCGAGTTGACCCGGCCAAATCGCCGTTGGCCTCGAGCCACCGCTGCTTTGGGTCGCCATTTGCCGTGGACAAACTTGTACAGTCGGTCAAACATAAGAGCaccaagccaactcctcaagtcagCCCTGCCATCTACGTCACCGGCGCATCTGCTGGGCCTCCGCCTTGGGTCACACCGGCCTCGCTCCTCGAGCCGCATCACTATTGAACCGCCTTGCTGCGGGTCTTCACCAACAGCTGACCGCCTCAGCTGCTGCCAAGGGCCGTCGGCCGCGTGTTAAGCCGGCCGGCCTTGAGCCTCCACTTGACCTGCCCGGCCTCACTTCGCCTCCGCAAGTTGCTGACCGATGGATTCGCCTCCATCAAGTGTGGCTGTTCCGCCTCCTCAAACTGCCGCAGCTCACGCCGCCGAGCCACTCCAGCCAAACCGTTGGAGAGCCGCCCTGCGCCTCTGGACAGCTCCGCATCGCATCGCTGCTGATGATGGCCTTTGCCTTGACCCACCGGGTGCTACCTCAGCCGCAAGACGAGCCCCACTGGGCACCTACCCGCCCCTGCAGCAAGGACACTCAACTCCGTCAGCCCTGCCGTTTCCACTGAGCCGCCGCCAGGTGTTAAACCGCCCCTACGGCGTCCACGGGTGCACGCTGATTCACTCCTGCCGTCGCCGAGCCGCCGCCCGTTTCAAACTACAGTAGGAGAGCTGCCGCACTGTTGTGACTCGCCTCATCACTGGTCCCACGACGCCAACCCGCCGCTGTTGTGGCTCGCTATATCATCGGCCGCCGCGCATCTGCCGCAAACTCACCTCCTCGAGCCGGACCGCGACCCGCCAGAGGCATCCTCGACTGGAGCCGCTACGGCCTCCCCTCGCTTCTGGGCCAGTCCGCCTCTACACCGTGGCTCGTCGTAGCCATGTCATTGAGCTGCCGTCCCGGTgtttaaaccgccgccgggtcaagTTGACCCGGCCTCACCGCCGCCACTACAGTCGCCAAGTGACCCGCCGCCGGGTCAAGTTGTTTTTCAGAAAAGGAAAGGCAGAAGCAGATCAGTCAAAGAAACGACCGACTTGGGAGTTTTTTTGGTCCACTTGATAAAGTGTCATATCAGTCGGAGTGTGTGGATATCACTCTTGCGTAAGGACCGAGACCGTGGACCATGTCCCGAGAGCATACAAGGATCAATGGTATTGAAAAATTTATCTACGGATGGCACTTGTGGATCATCGATTATCCGAACAAACCAGGTGATGTCCATCCAAATttattttattggcacatattgtttttatcaaagaacaattattttGGTCTATATGTTTTCATGTGCAAGACAAATTATCTGCTGCAGAAGTGACCACCATGTCACCAAGTTTATTGAATGACTCATATTGGGATACACAATGAGTATTGCGAAGGTCATCAACTTGCCACCTCTGCTATGCACCGTTAAACCGCCCGGGTTGCGCCGTGAGCCGCCGCTCAGAGAAATCGGCCTCACCTACCCTTGTTCGCCTGAGCCCCGTGAGACAAGTTGATCTGGTGGGCTAAAAAAAGGAGGATCTTTCTGAGACGCCCGGTTCCGCGCTTTAAACTGCCACCTCCACCGCAGCCATGAGAGAATGACTAAATCACAGTTGAAGTTATTGGAGGTGATCTATGGACGCTATATACGATTCATTTTTCGTCCAGACAAATCAGAACAATTCAACATTGCAAGAGAGGCCATCAAGCTATGGCCCTTGCCTACACCGGACGGGTCAATGGACAGGGTCAATTATAACCCACCGAGATTCAACATATTCCAGCAATCCACTGGTCATATCATGGTCAAGCATGGGGAGCCTCAAGCCAACTCCCCGAttagtcttaagactcgggggctacgatgacatgactcagcaaatcttgccagtttcagctaattcaagaaccccaggacgatggaagggaagataacccggtcccggaggctgctgccatattgatgaaaatttaaaggccgtcagaaaatttccggctcaaaataaagattccggttcaaaatccggctcaagagacatctttctcccataaggctttgaagctctcaatatccggttcaaaagaattcatctctcgcaagttcgagttctcaaaaaaattaaaggttgccaaagagaacttgctgccatgatgcgcggttcaaacatgggtatcctgccttacaggcttatcttattatggtcacttgggggcttctgccTTATAGagcaaagttatgattaccctttgatccagcttataggccacataaaaaaacttgggggcttgctacaccgattaaagggaccaaagagagtctgttacaaaagcacaactcaaacataggtgcccattgagcacagctcagaaatattgcttgggggctcttttgttctaaagaacaagagttgctataacccttgtgataggcttaaaagccaggcttggaagccaggtgtattcaccttaaaccccgggttatcctgcctttttaagtaagccactccgcccaggtattcctcgaatgacccgccgaacgtttgacaagtcaatcttatgcagaccctgaacttgtcaaggttaaaacaacgattggttatgtgaggtccatcttataaggtttgtaaaacggtttaactcagtggcctggcagcccgtgaaaagcctcgattttttggcctggcagcccatgaaaagcctcgtttttcgtTTGTTTTTATTTGACAAATTTTTGAGGTTTATCGAATGACGTTTATAAAGTTTTTATTATCACAATTcgtcggtgtttattaacccggcttggctgTCAACTATACGTCATCAGTACATGATAAGTTAAtgtccggtgtttattgacccggcctggcttttgactataagttgcCAGCATGAGATAAAataaatccggtgtttattaacccggcctggctttattTATAAGCCGGCGATATATGATAATCACCCGTGCTTAAAATTTGGGTTCTCACCCTTATTACACTGGTTtggtaaaccaacagtgtgatcaaatatcacaggaaccggttttcaaaccgggttatattattcaaatctttaatagccaacatggctggatttttattatggttatcaataaccagtattatgattgaggttttcaaagtcgctttagcgcaatggctataattttatcaatggatatgatttagtctacaatggaaggaatagtcccgagtcactgcaggcttacgacccggcacttgggggctacattattcaagttgagtttacatcaaatatgcaagtctcatgtcgcagcaagcatgcaccatgacacttgggggctaatgcaaagtcatttttactggccttattgaagatccgactcatcacatcataatgagccggcccttgggggctaccaattgctcctgtcaacaattcaaggtacacaagtcttaatccattatattgatgggtacactactcagttggtaaagcacaaatctcttaaccttgtggacgtgggttcaagccccatgatggggattacatcatatgatgttcttttgaaagaagtatatataaagtcccagctcactattatcttactgagccggcccttgggggatacactggttgaaatttttatgagcacaaggcaattacaagtcccaggttgctgcaagcatgacaacccgtcacttgggggctacatatgtggaatattcagttcgactagtgactgagatgaacaaatcggatttcttcaaggttgtgacatttatattgaagcaagtcttaagctgttgctacgctactttcttaagacttgggggctacaagtgataggcatataagaggtatattttcaagcttgatgttaactacaattatgacccagtgccatcaatatttataaaccggcaattttggcaatgataaaccggcaagttctacatccttaagCCGACTGAAGAATCAGAgaagtatttcaaagaccaatattttttaagcattgggagctgaatcaaatgaattattcttcacaatatttctctatgacaaaccaatgtcagcaaattgattatgaagctggcctgttgacccggattttctagaagaaggaaatgacaaggacttaaggatgatcaggatcagtttaacatggataaatccaaattaaactgggggctaatgtcggggatataccccgcggtatgacccggccggaattataacccggctgggacttggtaaactggCAGAGTGTTAAGgtagacagttaagacagatggttaaGACAGATGATAAaccagatggtaaaccggcagacagttaagtcagatcataacccggcagacagttaagtcagatcataacccggcagatgttaagtcagatcataacccggcagatgttaagtcagatggtaaaccagcagacaatcataacccagcagacagagtcgcctggggttaataagcccgagacgttaagaagcccaagatgttaagaagcccatgaagagaagtcagaatagtttaagtcttagtccgagatggactctacatgtaacccgccccttcaacttatataaggaggggcggggcacccccaAGAGGGGGAGGGATGAGAAATAATCTtaaggctagacataactaggagagccggtttacggcaactccctcgtgatgataataagacctagccacaaacatcatgtagggttattaccggatgatgtttcccggggcccgaagttgtctaaacccttgtcttgtgttgcgtctctctattccgatcaacccctctcaagctaccacatagatgtgttggcctcacgactaagtcctcacactaggacatctgccgtgataattccacgacacataTGTATCTTGTATGGATGCTTTCCATTACTGTGATGAATTAGTTGCCTTACGTTTCTATTTCTTCACCCTGATCTTTGTCAAATTCATCAGAGTTTGATGAATTTCTAAAAATCTCCCGTTCACCCCCTTTGGGAGTAAACCTGGGCTTTCACATGGGCAGCACTTTCCTGCAAGCCCATGAGTTCCCGGACAACTACGgctgagaagaagaagatgaagtggACATTGAGGGGGAGCCTTTGTTTGCCGACGAGCTCACCTCCAAAGCCAATGCAAAAAGAAGCGCCAAAGCATTCGGACGAAGGCATACACAAAGGATGAGGACAAATTCCTTTGTGAATGTTGGAGGGATATTGGACAATACCCCAAGATTGGCGCCGAGCAAAAGGTATCAACCTTTTGGCTAAGagttcatcatcaatttcatgaatGCAAGAAGTTCGTGATGTACAAGATGGATAGCAAGCGTGGGTGGGTGTCCCTCTCGAAGTGTTGGAGGGTCATACAAccagagtgcaacaagttttgtgccacccTTGAGAGCATCGAGGGTCGTTCGTTGAGTGGCCTCGGCATCAAAGACATGGTATACATTTCTCCATCTTCGTTTCTGTTGTTTCATGCTTGTATGTACAATGCCCATATGCATTCGTATCTTCATTTGTAGACATTTCAAGCTTTCGAAGCTTTCAAGTCCCAACATGGGAACAAGTCGTTCACTCTCACCCATTGTTGGATGGGCATAAAAGGCGACGAGAAATTCAAGGAGCAATATGCGGCACTTAGGAAGAATGGAGGGGAGAAAGCCGCCAAGGAGCATGGTGAGGGAGAGAAGCCATGGCCGCGGGGAAAGACCAACTCCAAGAGAGAGGACAAGCGTGATGCAGCATCATTTGCCTTGCAAGCAACTTTGGAAGGCATGATGACCCAGAAGAATACAAGGGAGGAGCGCGTTGGCAAGACAAAGAAGATCAAATGAAGGCTTACATGGAGATACAAAGGAAGAAGCTCGAGATGGAGGCGGAGATGCAAgcgaagaagcttgagatggaggccGGGATGCAAGCGAAGGTGCTCGAGATCGAGGCCACCAAAGCCAAGACCAAAGCAAAAGAAGTGGAGCTCGCTTGCATGGTGaaggggtggagatcatgaaggtggacttGAGCACGATGTCCCCGAGGAAGGGGCcttggttcgagaagatgcaggccgacatgctcaagctTGATGATTGATGTATGACAGAGAGCGTCATCTTTTTTTATGCCGACAAGTGTGCCGGCATGACCATAGCCGAGAAAGGCGTGATTGAACTTCAACCcatttttgtgtgctggcatgtgtgccagCCGCTGGTAAATGCGCCAGCATAAACTGTGTGATGTTTTTTTAGGCTAGCATGTATGTCGACCGTTGGCATGGCCGCCGGCGAGAACTCTGAGCGATGGCCACACGATCTCTGGCTGCGGACCCTTTCTAAGTTTAAATTGTTTCATGTGAGGACAAGGATTGAGTGCAACGCTCCGACATAGGCGGACGACGAGCGGGCAGCCGACCTAAACGGACAAAAAATGGACGAAGTGTGCGTCCATTTggatcggcgcgttggagttgctcttagcgcTGGACGTGCGACTAGAAAGGATTGCGActttagaaagaaagaaaaactaaggATTGCCCCTAATTATCACAGCTATAAGAGGGAGGATTCGCAAAATATCCAATATCTTCCCACTTCTCAAGCAACACCGAGTTGtcaatcaaaagaaaaagaaaaaccaagaCCCACACCGACGTCAGCGAAGTCGACGGCGGTGAGTCGACACCGAGCCTTGTAGAATTTCCCAAGCGCGATGGATCTCTGGGAGAGGGCGCGGTCCTTCGCCGGCGAGGCGGCAAAGCGCTCGCAGGAGCTGTCGCTGGAGGCGGCCAAGCGGTCGTCGGTGCTGGTGTCGGAGACGGCGAAGAAGTCCAAGGAGATCTTCTCGGAGACTGCCATCAAGTCCCGCGAGATGGCCGCGGAGGCGACCAAGCAGGCCGACCTCCTCGCCGGCCAGATCATGCACCTCGCCTCGGACATCCCCGTCCCCTCCATCCCGCCCATCCCCGCGATCTCGCCCCTCCCCTCCGCGGCCGAGTCGGAGCCCGACGCCGCCGAGCTCGAGCGCTACGGCATCACCGACGACCTCCGCGAGTTCGTCAACGGCATGACCATAAGCACCTTCCGCGACTTCCCCTTGCAAGGTGCGGTTCACTCATGGTTGGGTTTAGGGGATTCGAGGCGCTGGATTAACTGATGATACGATTTGTGTTGCACAGATGAGCCGGAGATGTCTGATGTGCCCACGGTGTCGAATGTGCGTCAGGATCTGAACGAATGGCAGGCTAGGCACGCCACTCTCGTCCTCTCGGCCGTCAAGGTTTTGTTTCGATTAACCATTTCAGTCAGTGGGGGTTTAATGCATGTATGTCCATGGGAGATTGGGTTTATGTGGCTCGATGTAATCGGTGAATGCACGTATGAACAGACACACATACTTCTGTGTTTGCATCCAAATCTGATTAGATGTGTATATTGAGATCAGAAAAAGGGTGAAAACTATGTTTTCAGTTTCAAATAATTTAGAGTATTAGAGTGATTGTTATTCTGGACAATAGATTGATTTTCGATTGGTGTGACGGTTAGAGGCTTAGAGCTAACTAAATAATTAGTACATTACTGACTTATCAACACTCGGGAAATGTCAAATATGGTATTTATGTTTCCTACTTTGCATGAATCAGAATGTACTAGATAAAATGGTTTGCCATGACCTTGTCTCCTTTAGGATTAGTTCAATAAGATCTCTGTTCTGTTATTTGTTGCAAGTTTACTGCTGGTCCAGTTCGCTTAGCCTCTGTTGGGCTATGAATTTATTACCCTGATAACCTTCATACTAGTTTTTGGTGTTGAGTCTCTAATGTTCTATTTTGGCGAAATTTTATTGAGTAGTGCTATCTTATGTTCAGGAAATTTCAAAGTTCAGATATGAGCTGTGCCCAAGATACATGAAAGAGCGTAAATTCTGGCGAGTTTATTTCTTGCTAGTAAACAACTATGTAACCCCGTAAGTCTTCTACTCTTCTTGCTTCATGTTGGCTCATGCTATGTAATCCTAATACATATTGTGGTCATTGGTCAACATGGGCCAAACTTCTGCAACGTTTGTCTTAACAGAATGGATTCTACATTGCCACATTGGCCACCTATAGATAGTTTGGACTGATTATTTCTTCAGAATACACACAATAGATATTCTGCCAGAATTATTTGTTCAAATTTTGTTTTGTCCAATTCAACCTGTAGGATCTTGCATATTGGAATTTGAACAATCTTTTTATTTCTAGAATCTGGATGGTTTGTCATTTATCCTTGGTCTCGCACTTGTTGAAGGAACTAAAAAATATATATTCTGATTGCCTTAGTGATGATTATTTAGTCTGTGAAATTCCACGATTCAGTTACCCAATAGACACTTGTATATGATAAATGAATTATGTTTCAAGCAGTGATTTTTTTTGCCACTCTATTTTGGGCTTATAACAAACTGGAATTGCCTCATGTAACCAGGGTCGATGTTTTTCTAGTTGAGCTAAAAATGGTTTGCTTTCCAAGTGCTTTAATGCTACATGTGTTAGTTTGAGCATAATTTTCTTGCACACTATGCACTAGTGTTGATCCTCTATAGCTTATTGACTTGAAATGTAACCCAAATAGTTACGAGACCAAATATTTTGAGGAGCTGAAAGTGAAAGCCGAGGAGGAAAAAATGGTTGCCCAGAAGGAAATATCACAGACCTCACAAACTACAACTTCAGAACAGAAAGACATGAAGGTGCCAAGCAAGACATCTACCTCATCAAATCGAGAGCAGGATCTGGATGTATTTCTTCTTGGAGATCTAGGCAGTGATGATGAGGGTCCTGGTACGCTATTCATTTACCTGCACCTGACCCTATCCAATTAATTGCTATATGTTACTCCATTTCTTGTATGTAATTTATTTTTTGTGTCATCACTTGCAGATGCTGGCGATGATGATGAGCTAGACGATGACTTTGATAAGATAGATGGTGCCTCAGTAAGTACACCTGCTTCCCTTAAAATAGATACCGTCACTAGCCACAGTTTATAAGATGGTATTGGTTCTAGTGTTTCATACCCATGGAATGTAGTTTTAATGTGCGGTAACTGTATTGGACAAGACATTGTACATTTGGAATTCCTTGTTCTAGTGCTACTACCAATGTGAGGTGTGGTGATCATTCTATAGCCTGTACACGTTTCTTGTTATTGCTGTGGTGTACAAGAAAAGCATTTGTGCAGGTGACACCACATATCTTTGACTTCCAGATTAGTGCTCGACCCTTGGTGGGGGCATGAATCTATTGCTTTAACAGGTGGAAGCGTAGTGCTCTACCACTAGGCTACTTAGGTGTCCCTTGAGATGTTGTGTATCACTTCCGTGTGTGTTTGACATGCTTGAGGCATATAAGATATTGCCGTTACATCTGTATGGTTGATGCTAACATCAGCTCCGTGCTTCTGCAGGGCTTAGAGAGTGACGGCGACGAGGATAAGAAGGCAGAAAATGCGAAGGAGTTGCTCTGATTATACGTGATGCCTTCCCGAGTCTACACAGATGgcgttgatgttgatgaaggcgctAGCGCACAGCTACTAGTCCCAGCTGCCGCTGTACATTGGAATGTTTGCATCTTTGCCGTGTCCCGTTGAAGCAAATGCTATTCTTGTTGTGATTGAAGTCTAGAAAACTGGTACCCCTGCTCTGGCATTCCTTTTTGTTTCTACTAGGGTGTTCTCTATTCTTCCTACACTGCTATATTCCTCAAGAGTGTGGTGAACTAAATTGAGCCCGGATTGACTTCTCATGTGAAATAAGATTCCATTTTTGTTTTTCACTGACGGCGATCCACATCATCTAAGTGATCATAGTATTTTCTCTGTTCAAATCTAAGGAGTGCGTAAAACTTTAATCAGAGTctaatttatcatagtgttttctATTCAAATCAAAAGTGTAAAACTTTCATCTGCGTCTGTTGGCAAAACTGTGATCCCTCCGTACGAGTGCATTAGGCACATTACGAAAACCAGGTAATCTCCAAACGCTtgaggcctctttgattcgtaggattttgaaaacgtaggaataggaaaagtatagGGTTGGAGTGGCacacccacttgaatcctataggattagcaacgagtgtttgatgccacaggaaaacaaaggaattgtaaaaataggttggagtggatgttagatttctTATGAAATGTAGTATAAAAGATTTCATAGGAAGAATGGAATCCAATTCTATGAATCAAAGGACCAATAtagaaaaaatcctaaggattttAATCCTTCAGAAATCCTAGAGTTcgtttgaatcaaaggagcccttaggTGTGATGCACTGTCTCCCACCTCATTAGGCACACTACGAAAACCAGACAACTCTCACCTCATTCACTGTTTTTTGTCACCTCAATTTCCCCTCTGCCTTGGTGTGCCAAAAAAATAAATCAGCCAATATAGGACGTGCGTAGTATGTGCCTTGCACAGCCGGAATCAGCCAATATATAGGGCAACTCTCACCTCATTCACTGTTTTTTGTCACCTCAATTTCTCCTCTGCCTTGGTCTGCCAAAAAAAGAAATCAGCCAATATAGGACGTGCGTAGTATGTGCCTTGCACAGCCCTTCTCATTTTTGGGTCCGCCTTGGTCTACCCAAGAGAGCACTAGCACTATTGTGAAGAAACCTTATTGAACCTGACTGGGCAACCACGTTGCCCCGACCACAATCAGGTTTGAACTACTATTTGAGATTATTAATTAGGTATGGAGGGTCGGCCATGACGAGCCAACCCTATTGATTCCCACAAATTATGTCGGCCATATGTCTTGATAGCCATACAGCACCCATCAGCTAAGGATGGACGTGGCATACATAGCCAACCGACCCTTTTTGAGTTGCAGACGTCCCATTCCCCTCCTACTTGTACCCCTCCCCTGCCCGCGCCGCTCGCTCCCTCCCCGATGTGGGATTATTCAGCTGCGCTCTAGCCTCCAGCGCGCGAGCATTCCAGCGGGGTCGGGTGAGGATGGGCCGACCTCTCTCCAAAGGCTGACCAGCAGCCCATAGCCCAAAGCTTCTTCCTTAGGCCGCACGATATTTCATCTCAAAAAAAATGGAAGGACGGCCCACGATATGCTTCTTGTCGCGAAAATCACACCACGCATGGCTGAAAATTTTCAGCAAGCGCGTCGCAGAGTGCAGTGTAAACCACGCACTGTTTCTCTCTTTCAAAAATGATGAAGAAGCAGTACAGACAAGCACAGCTTCTGCAGGGTAGGGCGTGAAACTACTCTGTCTCGTACTACACTGTACGTCTGTACCTCTCGTTCACGTGCACGTTGAGATTTTGGAACGGCTGTGAATGGTCCCAGGGCTCTGTGCACCCTTGGACAAAGACTCGCACGCGGGGACAGCTCGTGAGTGTTCTACTGGTACAGTGGTACTGGAAGATGATTAGAGGAAAAAGGAGGAGTCCCCTCTCCCCTGAAGTCAGTCTCT encodes the following:
- the LOC123145356 gene encoding uncharacterized protein, whose amino-acid sequence is MDLWERARSFAGEAAKRSQELSLEAAKRSSVLVSETAKKSKEIFSETAIKSREMAAEATKQADLLAGQIMHLASDIPVPSIPPIPAISPLPSAAESEPDAAELERYGITDDLREFVNGMTISTFRDFPLQDEPEMSDVPTVSNVRQDLNEWQARHATLVLSAVKEISKFRYELCPRYMKERKFWRVYFLLVNNYVTPYETKYFEELKVKAEEEKMVAQKEISQTSQTTTSEQKDMKVPSKTSTSSNREQDLDVFLLGDLGSDDEGPDAGDDDELDDDFDKIDGASGLESDGDEDKKAENAKELL